One Paralysiella testudinis genomic window, AATTGCGTATAGGCTTCACCCAAAGTTTCATGGGTAATAATTAACAAACCAATCATAATTCGCTTTCATTTTAACAACGGCAGTGTAGCCCAAATCGGCCAAGGTTCAAACTGCTTTGCGCTAAATACACAATGCTGGCAAACAATCAAATCAACAAGACGAAATCTGATGGCATCCGCGCATAAACAAACCCCCAAATCCACACTTGCGTGTTATTTAGGGGTTTGATGGCAATCCGGCCGCAGCGGATTTAATTTACCAAATAAATACTTTTCAGGCAGCCTTAGGGTCTGTTCACATTTCATCGCGTGGCCATATTTTGGCTTAAAAGCCCGCTTTCTGCGTTGAAAATGCGCGCAAGGTGTTCAACCTTGCTGTGCTTTTCGCCTTGAACGCAGACTTTTCTGCTCAAAATCTGCTGCACGGCTAAAATGTGAACAAACCCTAATGGCGGCCATAGCCTTCTACTTGGATTTCTACCCGGCGGTTGGGCTGCAAACAGGCAATCAAATCGGCACGGCTGCCCTTGTCGGCGCATTGTTTTACCGGCTGGCGCTCACCCGCACCAATGGCGCGGATTTTGGCGGCGGGCAAACCTTGGCCAATCAGATATTGGCGCACAGTTTCGGCACGTTGCTGCGACAAATTTTGGTTATATGCATCCGAGCCCAAGTAATCGGTGTGGCCGGTAACCGTGATGCTGTTCAGACGCTCAAAAGTTTTCAGCTTAACGGCCAATTCATCCAGCTCGCGACGGCCTTGTGCTTGCAAGTCATTCGCACCGCTGCGATTAAAGGCAAACAAGGCATCGGCACCCAAAGTGTAATGCTGGCCGCTGGCGGCTACTTTGCCCTGTACCGGACAAGCAGCCCCTTGCGGATCAACGGCATTCCAATAAAAATTACGTGCGATCATGTTTTTATCGAATAGCACTTTATATTGGCACGTGGTGATGTTATCCGTGCCTTGGCCGGGGGTGTGGAAATAAAACAGATAATTCCACTCCACTGGGCGCCAGGCTTCGCCGTAATGCGGGCGACCTAGCAAGTAATACAGCTGGTCTTTGGTCATGCCCGCTTTCACTTGGCGCAGACTTTCCGGATTGGGGAAAGTGCCACGGCCGTTGTCAAAGGTAACTTTGTCCCATTGCGGCCACACCGGCTCATCGGTGGTGCCATCGGGTTTCACAAAGGTGGTGGCGGCGCAACCGGCCAATACCGCCGCAGATGCGGCCAATACGGCAAATTTGCGCACAATATGCATTGTTTTCATGTTTATTCCCTTAAATATGTGGATAAACAGGCTGCCTGAAGGTTTCAGGCAGCCTGTTTCAAGCCATTACCATTGATAACCTGCACCCACAGAAGCACCAAAATTACCGCGTGAGTTGCCGCTGCCGGTGGCTTTAATCACCCAGTTACCGCTGTCGGAAATGGTGGAGAAGCCCACCGCATAGCCGGCTTCACCTTGGTAGTAGCCGCCACCAATCGCCATCATGCTCTTGCCCGGCAAATAAGCCTGCGGCAAACCAGCTGTGGC contains:
- a CDS encoding OmpA family protein, giving the protein MKTMHIVRKFAVLAASAAVLAGCAATTFVKPDGTTDEPVWPQWDKVTFDNGRGTFPNPESLRQVKAGMTKDQLYYLLGRPHYGEAWRPVEWNYLFYFHTPGQGTDNITTCQYKVLFDKNMIARNFYWNAVDPQGAACPVQGKVAASGQHYTLGADALFAFNRSGANDLQAQGRRELDELAVKLKTFERLNSITVTGHTDYLGSDAYNQNLSQQRAETVRQYLIGQGLPAAKIRAIGAGERQPVKQCADKGSRADLIACLQPNRRVEIQVEGYGRH